One stretch of Synechococcus sp. UW179A DNA includes these proteins:
- a CDS encoding DEAD/DEAH box helicase, translated as MLRRRLDPGTTAARDVLIHAGPGAGKTLGALLSFQVMQSEGRLQRALIFCHRTSILSQWQGAAAQLGLRLDLWNGPKSASDAADGWLISYQGAGRQQEALKTELGRWNQELLLAIADEAHHLGVDPDEPDGPVWGRTFLELSSHARLRLGLTGTPFRADNLAFCAARRVRVEEAGQLVEQIHPDLSVEPRELIEAGDVRPLEFRFQDGWVEHGQEGLPDREVSPLSAEQRESWRARNLRRAIRLSDSSSIAQLLLLRARTKLESVRKRHPRAGGLVIARDIEHARSITLLLEEEGDQVDLVHSQDPGAPERLNGFQCGEADWLVSIDMCAEGFDASRLRVVAYLTTVVTRSRFVQGITRAVRMCSERASLEAVPREPSYVFAPADPLLMQYARSWSLSEPYRIAAPQRAEDSDSDLAGDWRGPSLPMEAIEDGAGAVIRMRTPQLPRFLQR; from the coding sequence CTGCTGCGCAGACGGCTGGATCCAGGCACGACTGCTGCACGTGATGTTCTGATTCACGCCGGTCCAGGCGCTGGCAAGACTCTTGGCGCTTTGCTGTCTTTTCAGGTGATGCAGTCGGAGGGCAGGCTCCAACGCGCTCTGATTTTCTGTCATCGCACCTCGATTCTCAGCCAGTGGCAGGGTGCTGCAGCCCAGCTGGGTCTGCGACTTGATCTCTGGAACGGACCTAAGAGCGCCTCAGATGCTGCCGACGGTTGGCTGATCAGCTATCAGGGTGCCGGGCGTCAGCAGGAAGCGCTGAAAACCGAACTCGGCCGCTGGAACCAGGAACTGCTTCTGGCCATTGCCGACGAAGCGCATCACCTGGGAGTAGACCCCGATGAACCCGACGGGCCTGTTTGGGGGCGAACGTTTCTTGAGCTCAGCAGCCATGCCCGCCTGCGACTCGGTTTAACAGGAACACCCTTCCGTGCCGACAACCTCGCGTTCTGCGCCGCCAGACGGGTGCGGGTGGAGGAAGCAGGCCAGCTCGTGGAGCAGATCCATCCTGATCTTTCCGTGGAACCGAGAGAACTGATCGAAGCTGGCGATGTTCGTCCTCTGGAATTTCGTTTCCAAGACGGATGGGTGGAACATGGCCAAGAAGGATTGCCTGACCGTGAGGTTTCCCCATTATCAGCTGAGCAGAGGGAAAGCTGGAGAGCGCGAAATCTGCGCCGCGCTATTCGTCTTTCCGACAGCAGCAGCATTGCCCAGCTGCTGCTGCTGAGAGCCCGAACCAAGCTCGAAAGCGTGCGCAAACGTCATCCACGTGCCGGAGGGCTGGTAATCGCCCGCGATATTGAGCACGCTCGCAGCATCACCCTGCTACTGGAGGAGGAGGGCGATCAGGTTGATCTGGTGCATTCTCAAGACCCTGGAGCTCCAGAACGCCTGAATGGCTTTCAATGCGGTGAGGCCGACTGGCTGGTGAGCATTGATATGTGCGCGGAGGGATTCGATGCCTCACGACTCAGGGTGGTTGCTTACCTGACCACGGTTGTGACACGCAGTCGTTTCGTTCAGGGAATCACGAGAGCCGTGCGCATGTGCAGTGAAAGAGCCTCGCTGGAAGCGGTGCCACGCGAACCCTCCTATGTCTTTGCTCCGGCCGATCCACTGCTGATGCAGTACGCCCGCAGCTGGTCGCTGTCTGAGCCCTACAGAATTGCAGCGCCGCAAAGAGCAGAGGACAGCGACAGCGATTTGGCAGGCGACTGGCGAGGGCCGTCACTACCGATGGAAGCGATTGAGGACGGCGCAGGTGCTGTAATTCGCATGCGCACCCCGCAGTTACCCAGATTTTTGCAGCGTTGA
- a CDS encoding EF-1 guanine nucleotide exchange domain-containing protein, with protein sequence MGLTAIECPDGVCHSHHGGHAVDRITMEHLLAEHGREWCERLAERIYEMSVDTFSQTVMPSLHAAGWQRRHLDWEFKLRELDSEPDRTLVDGIINATESFLRSSEVHRLFIQELVQGTFDEASDDHLRAEAVRHLIDEEIMALLEKNRPELMDRLTSKMMEPAGGQVDRAQKAASEGLMEVERLLCNHTESL encoded by the coding sequence ATGGGACTCACCGCAATCGAATGCCCTGATGGCGTCTGCCACAGCCACCACGGCGGTCATGCCGTGGACCGCATCACCATGGAACACCTCCTGGCTGAACACGGCCGTGAATGGTGCGAACGCCTGGCGGAGCGCATTTATGAAATGTCGGTGGACACGTTCTCCCAGACCGTGATGCCAAGCCTGCATGCAGCGGGCTGGCAGCGACGTCATCTCGACTGGGAGTTCAAGCTCAGAGAACTGGATTCCGAACCTGATCGCACCCTGGTGGATGGAATCATCAACGCCACTGAAAGCTTTCTGCGAAGTAGTGAGGTGCATCGCCTGTTCATCCAGGAGCTCGTCCAGGGGACGTTCGATGAAGCTTCAGACGATCACCTGCGAGCAGAAGCCGTGCGGCACTTGATCGACGAGGAGATTATGGCCCTTCTTGAAAAGAACAGACCTGAACTGATGGATCGCCTCACATCCAAAATGATGGAACCAGCAGGCGGCCAAGTTGATCGTGCTCAGAAGGCCGCTTCAGAGGGTTTGATGGAAGTGGAGCGGTTGCTCTGCAATCACACCGAATCGCTCTGA
- a CDS encoding NAD(P) transhydrogenase subunit alpha, whose protein sequence is METAAGETRVAASPETVKKFSALGCRVVLEKGAGQTSGYLDQAYAEAGAELVPCGDSTAWSQADLLLCVQAPAANALSQLRRGALVVGLLAPYANTVLAAALRQAGLSAMALELLPRISRAQSADALSSQANIAGYKSVLLASAALDRYFPMLMTAAGTVQPARVVILGAGVAGLQAVATARRLGAVVYVSDIRPAVKEQVESLGARFIDPPEMEDKPAEAGGYAKQASDAFLAAQRQQLSDQLAEADVAICTAQVPGRRAPRLISEDMLDRMRPGAVVVDLAVAQGGNCADTVPAETIDRNGVKLIGANDLPCTVPNHASAMYARNLLALLQPTLKDGQLTLDSEDELIAGCLISQDGTIRRGDVLTPGAN, encoded by the coding sequence GTGGAGACCGCAGCGGGCGAAACCCGCGTTGCGGCCTCTCCGGAAACCGTTAAGAAATTCTCTGCACTCGGCTGCAGGGTCGTCCTCGAGAAAGGTGCTGGACAAACTTCTGGCTATCTGGATCAGGCTTATGCCGAGGCTGGAGCTGAACTTGTGCCCTGCGGGGACAGCACGGCCTGGTCTCAAGCTGATCTGTTGCTCTGTGTCCAGGCACCAGCTGCCAATGCGTTGAGTCAGCTCCGTCGTGGAGCTCTAGTGGTAGGTCTTCTCGCTCCTTACGCGAACACTGTGCTGGCTGCGGCTCTGCGTCAAGCTGGTCTTTCGGCCATGGCTCTTGAACTGCTTCCTCGCATCAGCCGTGCGCAGTCCGCTGATGCGTTGTCGTCGCAAGCCAACATTGCCGGGTACAAGTCGGTGCTCCTGGCTTCGGCGGCGCTGGACCGTTATTTTCCGATGCTGATGACGGCTGCCGGCACCGTGCAGCCAGCTCGTGTTGTGATTCTTGGTGCCGGAGTGGCAGGCCTGCAGGCGGTTGCCACGGCACGGCGGCTAGGCGCTGTTGTTTATGTGAGCGACATTCGCCCTGCTGTGAAGGAACAGGTGGAATCGCTTGGAGCCCGTTTCATCGATCCTCCTGAGATGGAGGACAAGCCTGCTGAGGCCGGTGGCTATGCCAAGCAGGCCTCCGACGCTTTTCTGGCAGCGCAACGGCAGCAGCTCTCCGACCAGCTGGCAGAGGCGGATGTGGCCATCTGCACAGCTCAGGTTCCAGGTCGTCGTGCTCCAAGGCTGATTAGTGAGGACATGCTGGATCGCATGCGTCCGGGAGCCGTCGTTGTGGATCTGGCGGTTGCTCAGGGAGGCAACTGTGCCGACACCGTTCCCGCTGAGACCATTGATCGCAATGGCGTGAAGCTGATCGGTGCCAACGATCTGCCCTGCACGGTTCCCAATCACGCCAGTGCGATGTACGCCCGCAATTTGTTGGCTTTGCTTCAACCGACCCTGAAGGATGGTCAGCTCACTCTCGACAGCGAAGACGAGCTGATCGCCGGATGCCTGATCAGTCAGGACGGCACCATCCGCCGTGGAGACGTTCTTACCCCAGGAGCCAACTGA
- a CDS encoding NAD(P) transhydrogenase subunit alpha, with protein MHSLLLMGAATASQTPPLVNALWVLLLGSLLGFELIGKVPPTLHTPLMSGANAISGITMLAALTAIIKADGSTPLLVLGSVSLGFALFNVIGGFLVTDRMLAMFSRKPARKENS; from the coding sequence ATGCATTCCCTTCTTCTCATGGGTGCGGCCACTGCCTCCCAAACCCCACCTTTGGTGAATGCCCTCTGGGTCCTGCTGCTCGGAAGCCTCCTCGGCTTCGAATTGATCGGCAAGGTCCCCCCAACGCTGCACACGCCTTTGATGAGCGGTGCCAATGCCATCTCCGGCATCACGATGCTGGCCGCACTCACCGCAATCATCAAAGCCGATGGAAGCACCCCTCTCCTCGTTCTCGGCTCGGTCTCCCTTGGTTTTGCTCTTTTCAACGTGATCGGTGGCTTCCTGGTCACCGACCGCATGCTCGCCATGTTCAGCCGCAAGCCCGCCCGCAAGGAGAACAGCTGA
- a CDS encoding NAD(P)(+) transhydrogenase (Re/Si-specific) subunit beta, protein MEFLNYAIDLVAVLLLALGIKGLSKVRSARSANQLAAVAMALAVIGLLISYLGTPSFDGQAWAWIIVGSLVGGVLGAITAQRVPMTSMPETVALFNGCGGMSSLLVALAAALFPGTLDDGTLVAVVSIVISVFVGSITFTGSIVAMAKLQGWLSTPPWMQSKIRHLVNIALAVVCLVAAIKLIASDGSSQAGLWLLVISSGLLGIGVTLPIGGADMPVVISLLNSYSGVAAAAAGFVVGSQLLIVAGAMVGAAGLILTQVMCNGMNRSLVSVLFGGALGAGSSSGGGGGEYTNITSCSVEECALTLEAAERVVIVPGYGLAVAQAQHTLREVTRSLEAAGIQVDYAIHPVAGRMPGHMNVLLAEADVPYEQLKEMDIINPDFPATDVVLVLGANDVVNPQAKNDPESPLYGMPVLDVQQARTVFVVKRGMSAGYSGIKNDLFELANTSMVFGDAKKVLGDLLGELKELGVGKK, encoded by the coding sequence ATGGAGTTCCTGAACTACGCCATCGACCTCGTCGCCGTTTTGCTGCTGGCACTGGGCATTAAAGGACTTTCCAAGGTGCGTTCTGCGCGGAGTGCCAATCAGCTCGCCGCAGTGGCCATGGCACTCGCTGTGATTGGACTGCTGATCAGTTATCTGGGCACCCCAAGCTTCGATGGACAGGCATGGGCTTGGATCATCGTTGGCTCACTTGTCGGTGGAGTGCTGGGAGCGATCACAGCCCAACGGGTTCCCATGACCTCCATGCCCGAAACCGTGGCGCTGTTTAACGGCTGCGGCGGCATGTCATCGCTGTTGGTGGCCCTGGCGGCAGCACTCTTCCCAGGAACACTCGATGACGGCACTCTCGTGGCGGTTGTGTCGATTGTGATTTCCGTCTTTGTTGGCTCCATCACCTTCACAGGCTCGATCGTGGCAATGGCCAAATTGCAGGGCTGGCTTTCAACGCCGCCGTGGATGCAAAGCAAGATCCGCCATCTGGTGAACATTGCCCTGGCCGTTGTTTGTCTTGTGGCGGCGATCAAGCTGATCGCTTCCGATGGCAGTAGTCAGGCCGGGCTGTGGTTGCTGGTGATCTCCTCTGGCCTGCTCGGCATCGGCGTCACCCTGCCGATCGGCGGCGCAGACATGCCTGTGGTGATCTCTCTGCTGAACAGTTATTCCGGTGTGGCCGCGGCTGCAGCCGGTTTTGTGGTGGGCAGCCAGCTTCTGATCGTGGCGGGTGCCATGGTCGGGGCCGCTGGTCTGATCCTCACCCAGGTGATGTGCAACGGCATGAATCGCTCACTGGTCTCGGTGCTGTTTGGTGGAGCGCTGGGGGCTGGCTCCTCTTCCGGGGGTGGCGGTGGTGAATACACCAACATCACCAGCTGTAGCGTTGAGGAGTGTGCACTCACCCTTGAAGCGGCTGAGCGGGTGGTGATTGTGCCCGGCTATGGCCTTGCAGTTGCCCAGGCCCAGCACACGCTCAGGGAGGTCACCCGTTCCCTGGAAGCTGCTGGTATTCAGGTTGATTACGCCATTCATCCCGTGGCTGGGCGCATGCCCGGTCATATGAATGTGCTGCTTGCGGAAGCCGATGTGCCCTATGAGCAGCTGAAGGAAATGGACATCATTAATCCTGATTTTCCGGCCACGGATGTGGTTCTGGTGTTGGGTGCAAATGATGTCGTCAATCCCCAGGCCAAGAACGACCCTGAATCTCCCCTCTATGGGATGCCAGTGCTTGATGTTCAGCAAGCCCGCACGGTCTTTGTCGTGAAACGAGGTATGAGTGCTGGATATTCCGGGATCAAGAACGATCTCTTTGAGCTTGCCAACACGTCCATGGTGTTCGGTGATGCCAAGAAAGTTCTGGGTGATTTGCTCGGTGAGCTGAAGGAGCTTGGTGTTGGTAAGAAGTGA
- a CDS encoding alpha/beta fold hydrolase, whose product MGSHFSLQPNPQLLEQLGVGTYQQRWPWFGGDLQTLRDTIRPVALPEDQAEPIRIAVPALASGAAAAGELLAFLDRPLPTPGGDPVPPQALVLALHGLGGSSRREGLRRLVLSLQRHGFAVLRLNLRGADPGRDLAGGTYAAACNSDLLPVIARARELCRQLAPSSSVLPLFGAGVSLGGTMLLNGCLASAKERAKAGLPSDQLVFDGLFCASSPLDLAACSASIERPRNRVYQRWLLQRLVKQTLADPFGVSPQEDRSLTHSPPRSIRSFDAAVTAPRWGFDSVEAYYSKASPLPFLLDDRRLLPPTLLLQALDDPWVPADGAERLLSVLAVQPAAQRDPVSVLLTERGGHNGFHAPGDSLESGCWSDRVASAWLTQLSAANAR is encoded by the coding sequence ATGGGTTCCCATTTCAGCCTTCAGCCCAACCCCCAGTTGCTCGAGCAACTGGGGGTTGGGACTTATCAACAGCGCTGGCCTTGGTTCGGCGGTGACCTGCAAACTTTGCGCGACACGATTCGACCGGTTGCCTTACCCGAGGACCAGGCAGAGCCGATTCGGATTGCTGTGCCTGCCCTTGCCAGTGGCGCTGCAGCCGCCGGCGAGTTGCTGGCCTTTCTGGATCGTCCCCTGCCTACGCCTGGGGGTGATCCCGTGCCTCCACAAGCGCTTGTTCTGGCCCTTCACGGTCTCGGTGGTTCCAGCCGTCGGGAGGGCCTTCGCCGGCTGGTTCTCAGCCTGCAGAGGCATGGGTTTGCTGTGCTGAGGCTCAATCTGCGGGGAGCCGACCCCGGAAGAGATTTGGCTGGTGGCACCTATGCCGCTGCTTGCAATAGTGATTTGCTGCCAGTGATCGCTCGTGCCCGTGAGCTTTGCCGGCAGCTGGCCCCATCCAGTTCCGTTTTGCCCCTCTTCGGTGCTGGGGTCTCTCTCGGTGGCACGATGCTCCTGAACGGTTGCCTGGCCAGCGCTAAGGAGAGGGCTAAAGCCGGACTTCCCTCCGATCAGTTGGTGTTTGATGGATTGTTCTGCGCCAGCAGTCCCCTGGATCTAGCTGCCTGCAGCGCCTCAATCGAACGACCGCGCAATCGTGTCTATCAGCGATGGTTGCTGCAACGTCTGGTGAAACAAACGCTGGCAGATCCCTTCGGCGTGAGCCCGCAGGAGGATCGATCACTGACCCACAGTCCTCCTCGGTCGATCCGTTCCTTTGATGCAGCAGTCACGGCTCCCCGATGGGGGTTCGATTCCGTCGAGGCCTATTACTCAAAGGCATCTCCCTTGCCGTTTCTGCTCGATGATCGGCGCTTATTGCCTCCCACCCTTCTGCTCCAGGCTCTCGATGACCCTTGGGTGCCAGCAGATGGAGCCGAGCGTTTGCTCTCCGTCCTGGCGGTGCAGCCGGCTGCTCAGCGTGACCCTGTTTCTGTCCTTCTCACCGAGAGAGGCGGACATAACGGTTTCCACGCTCCTGGCGACAGCCTGGAGAGCGGTTGCTGGTCCGATCGTGTGGCCTCAGCCTGGCTGACCCAACTCAGCGCTGCTAACGCTCGCTGA
- a CDS encoding ferredoxin, translated as MISHHLLLCATATKAKCCDPAVGAASWEALKQGVRELALERPDRPGGVVLRSKADCLRACDQQGPVLLIWPDGIWYGGVTPERIRRILEEHVIGGRPCEDWVIRRSPFSER; from the coding sequence GTGATCAGTCACCATCTGCTGCTCTGTGCAACAGCCACCAAAGCAAAATGCTGTGATCCTGCCGTCGGCGCAGCCAGCTGGGAGGCCCTCAAGCAAGGCGTGCGAGAGCTGGCACTGGAGCGACCGGACCGACCGGGTGGTGTTGTACTACGCAGCAAGGCTGACTGCCTGAGAGCCTGCGATCAGCAGGGTCCAGTGCTGCTGATTTGGCCGGATGGAATCTGGTATGGAGGCGTCACGCCGGAACGGATCAGACGCATTCTCGAAGAGCACGTGATCGGAGGGCGTCCCTGTGAGGACTGGGTGATCCGACGCAGCCCATTCAGCGAGCGTTAG
- a CDS encoding 1-deoxy-D-xylulose-5-phosphate reductoisomerase, whose translation MKAISVLGSTGSIGTQTLEIVQEFPDQFRVVALTAGRNLPLLVEQIQRHSPEVVALADESLLKELEERLASLPADQQPQRQPELVGGPGGLNVAASWDTADLVVTGIVGCAGLLPTLAAIQAGKDLALANKETLIAAGPVVLPELKKSGSRLLPADSEHSAIFQCLQGTPWADNARLSTGVPTPGLRRIQLTASGGAFRDWAAADLEKASVADATSHPNWSMGRKITVDSASLMNKGLEVIEAHYLFGLDYDHIEIVIHPQSIIHSMIELADSSVLAQLGWPDMKLPILYCMSWPSRLVTPWRRLNLTEVGQLTFNEPDPAKYPCMQLAYAAGRAGGTMPAVLNAANEEAVAQFLEERIHFLDIPDLIETTCDRHQSDRIDQPQLDDVLAVDQWARIAVREQVDRGTRRLPLTAMAA comes from the coding sequence GTGAAAGCCATCAGCGTGCTGGGCTCCACCGGCTCAATTGGTACTCAAACTCTCGAAATCGTTCAAGAGTTCCCGGACCAATTCCGGGTGGTCGCCCTAACAGCCGGTCGAAACCTGCCCCTGCTCGTGGAGCAGATCCAGCGCCACAGCCCCGAAGTGGTAGCCCTCGCTGATGAATCTCTTCTCAAGGAACTGGAGGAGCGGCTGGCTTCGCTCCCTGCAGATCAACAGCCTCAACGGCAACCGGAACTGGTGGGAGGTCCAGGTGGACTGAACGTGGCGGCCTCGTGGGACACAGCAGATTTGGTGGTGACAGGCATCGTTGGCTGTGCAGGCCTGCTGCCAACCCTGGCGGCCATCCAGGCCGGCAAGGACCTGGCACTGGCCAACAAGGAAACCCTGATCGCGGCAGGGCCCGTTGTGCTACCGGAACTCAAGAAAAGCGGCAGCCGCCTCCTGCCAGCTGATTCGGAGCACTCCGCCATCTTCCAATGCCTGCAGGGCACTCCCTGGGCCGACAATGCTCGTCTTTCCACGGGTGTTCCCACTCCCGGCCTACGCCGGATCCAGCTCACGGCCTCGGGTGGTGCATTCCGGGATTGGGCCGCCGCCGATCTGGAGAAAGCCTCAGTGGCCGATGCCACCTCCCATCCCAACTGGAGCATGGGACGAAAGATCACCGTTGACTCAGCTTCGCTCATGAACAAAGGGCTTGAGGTGATCGAGGCCCACTATCTGTTCGGCCTCGACTACGACCATATCGAAATCGTCATTCACCCCCAGAGCATCATTCACTCGATGATCGAGCTGGCTGACTCGTCGGTTCTGGCGCAGCTGGGATGGCCCGACATGAAGCTGCCAATCCTCTACTGCATGAGTTGGCCTTCACGCCTGGTGACCCCCTGGCGTCGACTCAATCTCACCGAGGTTGGGCAACTCACCTTTAACGAACCTGATCCCGCAAAATATCCCTGCATGCAACTGGCCTATGCCGCCGGCAGGGCCGGCGGCACCATGCCTGCAGTGCTCAATGCTGCGAATGAAGAAGCAGTAGCGCAGTTCCTAGAAGAGCGGATTCATTTCCTCGACATTCCCGACCTGATCGAAACCACCTGCGATCGCCACCAATCCGACCGCATCGACCAGCCCCAACTCGATGATGTGCTGGCTGTGGATCAATGGGCCCGTATCGCCGTACGCGAACAGGTTGATCGGGGCACACGCCGACTACCGCTCACCGCCATGGCGGCGTGA
- a CDS encoding sodium-dependent transporter, translating to MAAAQKEHWGSGLGFVLAAAGSAVGLGNLWGFAYRASQGGGGSFVLLYVLIVAVICLPVLVAEMVLGRNTGRSPLLAPAQAAGRDWQPMGWLFVVASCGILAFYAVLMGWTAQTLIHALNVGLPQNMDDARLFFNSISGGNSALAGQAISLLLTALVVSAGVQAGIERLSRWALPLLFLLLVALAIWASTLPGAMEGYKTFLLRWDGKELMNITTIRNAFSQAFFSIGTGIGSIMAYSAYLNRKAPVPQEAVSVVGLDTAVGLLAGMLTFPVVISFGLRDAVSESTIGTIFLALPTGLASIGATGRIVAVAFFFLAYLAAITSSVSLLEVPVASLMDRCNLSRSQATWISSAVIFVLGLPAATNLQVLGVMDALFGGVLLIAGGLLIAVLMGWVVPQTFLEDLKDSAVTQSSTSGLILFFLRWVSPIVIAVGLLISVVDLIRNWTGQG from the coding sequence ATGGCGGCAGCGCAGAAGGAACACTGGGGATCGGGGCTGGGATTTGTCCTGGCGGCAGCGGGTAGTGCAGTGGGCCTGGGCAATCTTTGGGGATTCGCCTATAGGGCCTCCCAGGGAGGAGGAGGCAGTTTTGTTCTCCTCTACGTGCTGATTGTTGCGGTCATCTGCCTACCGGTGCTTGTGGCTGAGATGGTGCTTGGTCGCAATACCGGTCGTAGCCCCCTGCTGGCTCCGGCACAGGCGGCTGGCCGCGACTGGCAACCGATGGGTTGGCTATTCGTGGTCGCTTCCTGCGGAATCCTGGCCTTCTATGCCGTGCTGATGGGCTGGACCGCTCAGACCCTGATTCATGCCCTCAATGTGGGGCTTCCCCAAAACATGGATGATGCCCGACTGTTTTTTAACAGCATCAGTGGCGGCAACAGTGCATTGGCTGGACAGGCCATCAGCCTTCTGCTGACAGCTCTTGTGGTGTCGGCAGGAGTGCAGGCCGGCATCGAACGATTGTCGCGCTGGGCGTTACCGCTTCTCTTCCTGTTGTTGGTGGCCCTCGCGATCTGGGCCAGCACGCTGCCTGGAGCCATGGAGGGTTACAAGACCTTCCTGCTGCGCTGGGACGGCAAGGAATTGATGAACATCACCACTATCCGCAACGCCTTCAGCCAGGCCTTCTTCTCGATTGGCACCGGAATCGGTTCGATCATGGCGTATTCGGCTTATCTGAACCGCAAGGCTCCCGTTCCTCAGGAAGCTGTCTCAGTGGTGGGACTAGACACCGCGGTGGGTCTCCTGGCGGGCATGCTCACGTTTCCAGTGGTGATCAGCTTTGGACTCCGGGATGCCGTGAGTGAGTCCACAATCGGCACAATCTTTCTCGCTCTGCCAACAGGCCTGGCATCGATCGGTGCGACGGGACGCATCGTGGCTGTGGCCTTTTTCTTTCTGGCCTACCTCGCTGCGATTACATCGTCGGTGTCGCTGCTGGAGGTCCCGGTGGCGTCGCTGATGGATCGCTGCAACTTGAGCCGCAGCCAGGCGACCTGGATCAGCTCTGCTGTGATCTTTGTGCTGGGTCTTCCTGCTGCCACGAATTTGCAGGTACTAGGGGTGATGGATGCCCTATTCGGTGGTGTGCTGCTGATTGCCGGTGGCCTGCTAATTGCTGTGCTGATGGGATGGGTTGTGCCTCAGACCTTCCTCGAGGACCTCAAGGACAGCGCAGTCACCCAATCCTCCACCAGTGGTCTAATCCTGTTTTTTCTGCGTTGGGTCTCACCCATTGTGATCGCTGTCGGCCTGTTGATCAGCGTGGTGGATCTGATCCGCAACTGGACTGGTCAGGGCTGA
- a CDS encoding DUF2721 domain-containing protein yields the protein MEPESLSKAIQLSVAPVFLLAGIGALMNVISGRLARIVDNARKTKTALDAGETIDEREQWTYRRRMQLTIRAIELLTAATLLISAVVAVMFFSVISRINLTLVVVPLFISAMLLVMLASICFLREVRIASAHINQLF from the coding sequence ATGGAACCCGAGAGCCTGTCCAAAGCGATTCAGCTATCAGTCGCTCCGGTGTTTCTGCTGGCAGGCATTGGTGCGTTGATGAACGTGATCTCCGGTCGCCTCGCGAGGATTGTCGATAACGCACGCAAAACCAAAACAGCCCTCGATGCGGGCGAGACGATCGATGAACGGGAGCAGTGGACTTACCGCAGGCGCATGCAGCTCACGATCCGCGCCATCGAACTGCTAACTGCTGCAACCCTGCTGATCTCAGCCGTGGTCGCTGTGATGTTCTTCAGCGTGATCAGCCGCATCAACCTCACACTCGTGGTGGTTCCCCTGTTCATCTCGGCGATGCTGTTGGTGATGTTGGCTTCGATCTGTTTCCTGCGAGAGGTGCGCATAGCCTCCGCCCATATCAATCAACTGTTCTGA